A genome region from Leptospira congkakensis includes the following:
- a CDS encoding DUF1801 domain-containing protein, producing MPNTAFEYIQSLPEDRRESFSKLRDIVKKNLPKGFEETIQYKMIGFVVPKKTYPAGYHVTPELALPFIHIASQKNGLALYHMGIYADEKLLKWFQTEYPKHCKTKLDMGKSCIRFKKLEDMPWKLIGELVSKIGPKDWIQIYEKNLPKKVTSKKS from the coding sequence ATGCCAAACACTGCTTTCGAATACATCCAATCCTTACCAGAAGATCGAAGGGAATCATTTTCCAAACTCCGAGACATCGTTAAAAAGAATCTCCCCAAAGGTTTTGAGGAAACCATCCAATACAAAATGATTGGGTTTGTTGTGCCTAAAAAAACGTATCCTGCAGGTTATCATGTAACCCCGGAACTAGCACTTCCTTTTATCCATATTGCATCTCAAAAGAATGGACTCGCCCTCTATCATATGGGAATTTACGCAGATGAGAAATTACTAAAATGGTTCCAAACCGAATATCCAAAACATTGTAAAACCAAATTGGATATGGGGAAAAGTTGTATCCGATTTAAAAAGTTAGAAGACATGCCTTGGAAACTGATTGGAGAGCTTGTATCAAAGATAGGCCCCAAGGATTGGATTCAGATTTATGAAAAAAATCTGCCAAAGAAAGTAACTTCTAAAAAAAGTTAG